The Nymphaea colorata isolate Beijing-Zhang1983 chromosome 5, ASM883128v2, whole genome shotgun sequence DNA segment CTAAGATCTACATAGGAAGAAGTTCCAAGAAATGCTTTCTcacttttttaatatattctGAAGAAGAAGATCTGATATTAGTTACAACGAcaccaacaaatttttaaagCTCATCCCGTTATTTTACTTCATTGACAGGAAAACTACATGGATGAGGAAAATTGTGTCCAGAGAAAGAAGAATAAGTGGCCAATTGTGCCTatgggaataaaaaaaaaacgagattATCCTTGAAAAGCAAGCTGTTGACATATTTGGTAGGTTTCAGAGAGGGTGGGTGCTAGGTGAAGCTAAAACTATAATAACTCATCAGATAGGCATGCTAATGCCAATTTAGGAAGAGAAAGTACTTGTGCAATCAAATACCATGGAGTTGGAGAATTGGAAATTGGTGAATGGATTGGTGAGAGATAAAGACAACTGGTGTGAAGTGCTTGATGGACTTGTGAGTTCCATAGCCAGAAATTATCGTTTTCGGTCTAAATGTCATGTGTGCCTCAAGTGCTTGATGGGCTTAATGTCCAATGCATGGAAAGGATACCAAAACAGCTGGAGGTCTGAATATCTCTTTGAATTCTAATGAGTAATGGAATGATGGTTGATATTTTTGTTTGCCTCAACAATATATCAAAACCACCCACGACAGGCTAGAGCATTTAGCTAGGGGTGCATAAAACTCGTTTGGTACAATATGAAAATTATGGACCAGATTGGGATAATATGGACATAAAACTGATGCCCTAAATTCTAGTTTCAGCTGACTTCATATTGGTGTCTACAACATGACATGGATTGTCATCTTCTGGGCCAGGAAGAAGCCAATGGGGCTATCAAGAGAATATATGGGTAGCCTTCTGCACACTTGTGGCTATTCTGTGTCTTTACGATTTAGTCTTTGTTCCTGTCATGTTTTAGTTAATCAAAGTcaaagaagaatattttggcAATGCCTTCCgtaagaagaacaaaaacagCATATTCCATAAGTATATTTAAAGTCGCTCGTCTTCTTGAAATTTCAGGTCTTGAGTTGTATTGCTAATCATAGTTTTCTGTGCAATTCTTTTCAATTATTCATTGCACatatcttcaaatgtttgttcTGTTGGCCTTCATGATTGGTGTTTTCAGCTTGTCATTTCATAGATGCTTCTCTACCACTTCGTACTGGTTTTTTTCTATGCTTCTAATAAATGAGCGTGAACAGAAAGATCTTAAGAGCTGATCTTTACATTGTAAATGGTGATGCTTAGCTCTTCACTTTCTGTTTCCAGACTGATTTCCATTTTATCATGTTGACAGAATGATGTTAAAAAAACCTTTATAGAAGAAAATTCTACCCATCCCACGAAGGTTGATATGAAAGTCAGCATGAAACCAGAAGGAACTAGCTGGTCCAATGATGCTCAAAGTATGAAATGGATTTGGTTTCACTACTTATAGTAAAATTAATGTCTTGGGCGCATGTGCTCTACTCCTCTCAAGCTCTTTTCCTTAAGTTTCCATATTGATGTTTCAGGGCCAAGTGACAAGTTCGAGAATTCCATGCAACATTCTCATAGTGACAGGATTGTAAGTTTTTCACTAATATCTGCCAGCAAATTATTCTCAGTTGTGCCATAAAATTATTCTCAGTTGTGCCATATTTCAGATGCACTATATTTGGAACCTTGGTTTGCTTGAGCATggcttagtttttttttttttcctgacaTGCCTAATCATGGTCCTATTTCAATTTGTTGTACGAGCAGCTACAAAATGAGCTGAAAGACAATGATGAGGAGGGAAGTGATCTACAAAGACCTGCGGACAATGATGAGACAGATAAGTCATGTGAAGATGCATTTGGAAGTTACTGTTTGTGGTGTAAGAAACATAAAGAAGTAATGGAAGATTCTAtggtgaaaaaattaaaagatcgGCTATTCATGGCTAGATCTTACTATCCAAGCATTGCTAAGAAGAATCAAACCCATGAAAAGTTAACTCGTGAATTGAAGCAAAATATTCAAGAGTTTGAACGTGTTCTTAGTGATGCAACTACTGATGCTGACCTTCAGGGCAGGTAACTAAAATTTTCTTAGTTGGAGTGTGTCCTTGGGCTCTGTGCCTGGTTGGTATTCCAGCAGTCCATGCATTGACTTCtatatttcttattgttgtccCTGCAGCTTTTATTTGAGGTAATGTTTCTATTTAAACTCCTTGGAAATGTCTAGATTTTCATTTAAGATTATCCATCTGTTGTAAGGAGGACAAAGCCAGACTAACATGTTAGCTTGGATCAAGCTTTATATAATTACAGTGTGTGATAACATTCAACCTTATGTTCTCAACTGTTTGTAACTATAAAATTCTGCATTGTCCTTGAGAAAATGGCATAGTGTTTTGGTGTCACAAACCATGGGTGTAGTTGCTGTCATGAAAATAGAACTAGGGAGACATGGCCTTTGAACTATTAGAGTCCCTAACCAAGAGGGAAGAAATAACAGTGAGGatttatatagaaaaataaGTACTTGAGAGTGGGCTGCGGCTGAAAGGAAATCATTATTCTGTTGCAGGACGCATGAATCCCACTATTTGGCTTCATATCAATTTGGAAATGCTTCAATGCATTTTAATTTCAcgattcacatgaaagtatcACATGTCCAGCATTTCTCTGAGTCCACCCTGTCCTGAAACTTCCTTTTGCTATGCCCACTGGCTATTAATGGCTCATAAACGACTCTTGCAGGGAGGCATTGGATGATGCCAATGATTAGCATCCCTTTTTCCACCATCTGATGTCATGACTGGTGCTGTCAACCATTGATGTGATATGTGAATCCATTTATGCAGGCTATTCTAGCTCAGCTTTGACTATGTGCAAGTTGCATCTTTTTACCTCAAAATATTGCCAGTCATCAGTAATGTCATTTTGATGCCATCATATAGAATCCAAAGTCACAAATATCtgtgatatttttaaaatataccaATAATTGTTACCATTTTAAAGATAGATGATAATATTGGCAAATATCTTGGTATTTTCAGTGTATTATAAAGCAAGTGTCATGACATTATCACAATGTTATTCTCAGATGTTCCTGATATCTCGTGTGTTATCACATGATATTCCTGATATTTTTCCAGGTTTAattctcattttcatgtttttaaacatgtaagattttattttttttcaaaaagctttTCGTAGTTTCTACTTGTTTGTTTACATTTTTCACTAAAGATATTAGATAATttcttatttcataaattttatttgttctttctattttttaagtTGTAAAGTTTCAGGTATGTTTCCCCAAGAAATTTCACATCTTGAAAAAGACTCCTGAAGGAACCTTGCTAAGAAATTGCGACAAATAATCTTAGTGATTATGATTAGATCTATTTATGCAAATGATTTTAGTTTGTCTCCAGAAGTGCCATTGCTCTACTTGGGTCTTTTCCAGCTCATATTATCAATCGTTCAGTACTGGGTGGAGTCTAagtttctttctcatttccAGTAACTATGACACTACCAGTATACATTGCTTTATAACAATATGCTCTTTGCTTACTTCTGCTTTTAAATGAACAATGGGTCTACTTCTCTAGTACTTGTGAATGACAGTACAAAATAACCGTGTCAATATGTGTCAGTATTGGGCAGAAGTTGCAGAATATGGAAGTTGCAATTGCCAAAGCTGAAGCCAAACATATAGGCTGTTATCATGTGGACAGGAAGTTGGCACAAATACTTGATATGACTAAAGATGAAGCACTCTTTCACAGGCGTCAGAGCGCATTTCTGTATAATCTTGGTGTACAGACCATTCCTAAAAGTCACCATTGTTTGTCAATGAGATTGACTGTGGAATATTTCAAATCACTCCCAGATCATAGTGTGCCATCTGAGATTGACCACTCTGATGCTTCAGGTCTTCAACATTatgttattttctcaaaaaacgTACTTGCATCATCTGTCGTTATTAACTCAAGTTCGACATATGCTAAGGTATATCCAGCTGGTGCATTTGATGGGCTTGTTTATGTCTTTTGTTTGGCTTGGactgaattcaaatattttttcgtTACACAGGGCAGCACCAAGATGGTTTTCCATCTGCTCACAGATTCAGAGAATTACTTTGCAATGAAGCACTGGTTTATGAGAAATTCCTATAATTCGGCAACTGTTCATGTGGAGAATATAGATGAACATAAGCAAAAATATGTCACTGCTGGTCTGAACAATATCTTGCATTTGAGTGCATCAGAGGAGTTCCGTGTTACCATTGGAAATGGTGAAGATGCATTGCTTAGCCCCAAAAGAACAGAATATTTGTCAGTGTTTAGTGAAGCATACTTTTGTCTGCCACAAATCTTTAGCAAACTGAAAAAGGTGATTGTATTGGACGATGATGTAGTTGTTCAGAGAGACCTTTCGCCTTTGTGGAACCTTGATCTGGAAGGAAAAGTGATCGGTGCACCAGAGTTTTGTAGCGTGAGGCTTGGCCACTTAAATGGTTATTTAAATGCAGGAACTTTGGATCTTGATGCTTGCATATGGATGTCAGGACTTAATATAATTGATTTGGAGAAGTGGAGGGAGCTAAATCTATTACAGCAATACCAGGAGAGGCTCCAAAGAGTAAGTACCAATAAACGTGCCTTAGTTGcctttcagtttctttttctttatgatagTTAAGCAGGTATTTGGCAGACATACCTGTAGATCCATTAGCAGAAAACTGTACAATTAACAAAAGTGAATATAAGCCCCAAATCAGGTGCCTGTCTTCACCACAAAACTGTATAGATGAATCCGTTAGCAAAAAACTATACGATTTACAAAAGTCGATATCAGCCCCGTATGAGTATCTAATAAGTTTGTGGTATTGCAAAGATGTCCAATGGTACCAATTCCTTTCTCCCCTGGGTCCAAAACTCTTTTTCCACCTGTTTAATTGTTTAATTCAACAAAGTTGGTTTAAGTTTTCAGTGGATGCTGCAGAACCCTGTCTGTATATGTATTCTAGCAAAGATTAAGGTCTGTTGCCTTTGTATTTTTGTCTATGGAGTTATGTTATGGTTCTTGATTTCAGGAGTTGTTCTGGTATTCTATAATCTTTATTTTCTGTTTGTCAAAGTGTTGCGCGACTAATTTcatgctttaaaaaaatgcttGCTTCAGATAAGAGACGGATCTTTACCTCAGGCAAGAGCACTGTCTGCAAGTTTGGTGACATTCAACGGTTTGATCTATGGCCTTGACAATTCATGGGTTTTGTCTGGCCTTGGACACCAGTACGGAATAGACAGGGATACCATCAAGAGAGCTGCAGTACTGCATTATAATGGCAAGATGAAGCCATGGCTTGAGCTGGGTATCCGGCAGTACAAAGCCTACTGGACAAGGTTTCTGAAAAGAGATGACCAGTACATGGATGACTGCAACGTGAACCGGTAACCGATGACAAACGAATCTGCAGTGGACCCAGTTAAGTCTCTAATGTGGAATTTTCTGTGCTGGACGGAAGCAGGTGCAGGCATCAGAGATGAAATTAGATTGGGTTCGTCCTTTACTATGGTTGGGGTTCATGCTGGTTTTCGGCCGTCTTGCTGAGGACAAGATCTATCCACAATAAACGAGCTGTCACTCCTACTAAC contains these protein-coding regions:
- the LOC116255292 gene encoding probable galacturonosyltransferase 7, which codes for MKGSSVSAKKGAWNKFTTAVMGLVVLSLLVPLIFSLGGLHNRAAYSGFGSDEGETALNDVKKTFIEENSTHPTKVDMKVSMKPEGTSWSNDAQRPSDKFENSMQHSHSDRILQNELKDNDEEGSDLQRPADNDETDKSCEDAFGSYCLWCKKHKEVMEDSMVKKLKDRLFMARSYYPSIAKKNQTHEKLTRELKQNIQEFERVLSDATTDADLQGSIGQKLQNMEVAIAKAEAKHIGCYHVDRKLAQILDMTKDEALFHRRQSAFLYNLGVQTIPKSHHCLSMRLTVEYFKSLPDHSVPSEIDHSDASGLQHYVIFSKNVLASSVVINSSSTYAKGSTKMVFHLLTDSENYFAMKHWFMRNSYNSATVHVENIDEHKQKYVTAGLNNILHLSASEEFRVTIGNGEDALLSPKRTEYLSVFSEAYFCLPQIFSKLKKVIVLDDDVVVQRDLSPLWNLDLEGKVIGAPEFCSVRLGHLNGYLNAGTLDLDACIWMSGLNIIDLEKWRELNLLQQYQERLQRIRDGSLPQARALSASLVTFNGLIYGLDNSWVLSGLGHQYGIDRDTIKRAAVLHYNGKMKPWLELGIRQYKAYWTRFLKRDDQYMDDCNVNR